CGAAGGTCGCCACGTCCGCCCCGGAGAAGCCCTCCAGCGCGCCGCGCACCTGGCGCTCCACCACCGTCAGCGTCTGGTTCGACTCGCGCTCGGCCAGCGTCTCGCCCACGCAGACGATGGGCGTCATCCCGGCGGCCTTCACCGCCTTGGCCCGCTTGTTCACCGTGGCGTCCGTCTCACCGAAGAACTGCCGGCGCTCCGAGTGCCCCACGATGACGTAGGCACAGCCCAGCTCCGCCAGCATCGGCGCGCTGATTTCGCCCGTGAAGGCGCCCGAGGACTCCCAGTGGCAGTTCTGCGCCGCCAGTTGGAGGGGCGCCCCCTCCAGCGCGACGTGCAGGGGCTGCAACGCCACGAACGGAGGCGCGATGGCCACCTCCACCTTGTCGCCCATTGCCGCCACCGCGCCGCGAAGCTCCCGCACCAGCGCGAGCGCTTCCGGCACCGTCTTGTTCATCTTCCAGTTGCCAGCGACGATCTTCCGACGAGCCATCGAGGTGTCTCCCCCGGTGCGTACCGCGTGGGTGCCCTACTTCGTCTCCAGCGCCTTGATGCCAGGCAGCGGCTGGCCCTCCAGGAACTCCAGCGACGCGCCGCCGCCCGTGGACACGTGGCTCATCTTGTCCGCGTAGCCCATCTGCTCCACCGCCGCCGCGCTGTCGCCGCCGCCAATCACCGTGACGGCGTCCTTGTTGATGGACATCGCCGCGGCCACCGAGCGCGTTCCTTCCGCGAACTTGTCGACCTCGAAGCGGCCCATGGGCCCGTTCCAGATGACCGTCTTCGCGTCGCGGATGCGCTGCGTGTACATCGCGCGCGTCTTGGGACCGATGTCCAGGCCCATCATGTCCGCGGGCACCACCTGATCCGGCGTCTCCTGCACCGGGCCCTTGCCGTCCGGATCCGCGCAGACGATGTGGTCGATGGGCAGCACCAGCGGCGTCTTCAGGCGCTTGGCCGTGTCCAGCAGCTTCGCCGCCAGCGCCAGCTTGTCGCCCTCCTCCACCCGGCTCTTGCCCACTTCGATGCCCTGCGCCTTCAGGAAGGTGTACGCCATGGCGCCGCCCACGAGCAGCGCGTCCACCTTGGGCAGCAGGCTCTCGATGACCTTGATCTTGTCGCTCACCTTGGAGCCACCCAGGATGGCCACGAAGGGCTTCTGCGGATTGCGCAGGACCTTGTCGCCCAGGTACTCGATCTCCTTGCGCATCAGGAAGCCGGCGGCCTTCTCCTTCACGAAGGGCACCATGCCGGCCGTGGACGCGTGCGCGCGGTGCGCCGTGCCGAACGCGTCGTTGACGTAGACGTCCGCCAGCGCCGCCAGCTCGCGCGAGAAGGCCTCGTCGTTCGCCTCCTCCTCCTTGTGGAAGCGCAGGTTCTCCAGGAGGAGCACCTGCCCCGCCTTCAGGTCGTTCACCTGCTTCTTCACGTTGTCACCCACGCAGTCGTCCGCGTGGATGACCTCGTGCTTGCCGCCCAGCAGCTCCGCGAGCTTCTCCGCGACGAGCACCGTGGACAGCTTGGGGTCCGCCCCCTTGGGCCGA
This DNA window, taken from Corallococcus coralloides DSM 2259, encodes the following:
- the tpiA gene encoding triose-phosphate isomerase — encoded protein: MARRKIVAGNWKMNKTVPEALALVRELRGAVAAMGDKVEVAIAPPFVALQPLHVALEGAPLQLAAQNCHWESSGAFTGEISAPMLAELGCAYVIVGHSERRQFFGETDATVNKRAKAVKAAGMTPIVCVGETLAERESNQTLTVVERQVRGALEGFSGADVATFVLAYEPVWAIGTGRTATTAQAQEVHAAIRGLLTRMYDEGTAERVRIQYGGSVKPDNAAELLGQPDVDGALVGGASLKAADFVAIVKAAG
- a CDS encoding phosphoglycerate kinase; its protein translation is MIRYIDDLQLTGKRVFIRVDFNVPLEGRRVTDDTRIREALPTIRRALEMGGKVILASHLGRPKGADPKLSTVLVAEKLAELLGGKHEVIHADDCVGDNVKKQVNDLKAGQVLLLENLRFHKEEEANDEAFSRELAALADVYVNDAFGTAHRAHASTAGMVPFVKEKAAGFLMRKEIEYLGDKVLRNPQKPFVAILGGSKVSDKIKVIESLLPKVDALLVGGAMAYTFLKAQGIEVGKSRVEEGDKLALAAKLLDTAKRLKTPLVLPIDHIVCADPDGKGPVQETPDQVVPADMMGLDIGPKTRAMYTQRIRDAKTVIWNGPMGRFEVDKFAEGTRSVAAAMSINKDAVTVIGGGDSAAAVEQMGYADKMSHVSTGGGASLEFLEGQPLPGIKALETK